The Canis lupus familiaris isolate Mischka breed German Shepherd chromosome 27, alternate assembly UU_Cfam_GSD_1.0, whole genome shotgun sequence genome window below encodes:
- the LRRC23 gene encoding leucine-rich repeat-containing protein 23 isoform X2, producing MSDEDLEDFEPDQDDLEKEDDEKETEEWEDYKKEGEEYSEEWMPTPLTEDMLKEGLSLLCKTGNGLAHAYVKLEVKERDLTDIYLLRSYIHLRYVDVSENHLTDLSPLNYLTHLLWLKADGNNLRSAQLNELPYLQVASFAHNQITDTEGISHPRLGSLDLKGNRIRRVTGLDPQKLLSLHTLELRGNQLESTLGINLPKLKNLYLAQNMLKKVEGLENLSNLTTLHLRDNQIETLSGFSKEMASLQYLNLRGNMVTHLEELAKLRDLPKLRALVLLDNPCTDEADYRQEALVQIAHLERLDKDFYEEEERADADEIRQRLKETQEQEAEEI from the exons ATGTCAGATGAAGACCTGGAAGATTTCGAGCCAGATCAGGATGATCTGGAAAAGGAAGATGAtgagaaggaaacagaggagTGGGAGGACTacaagaaggagggagaggagtacTCAGAGGAA TGGATGCCCACGCCACTCACAGAGGACATGTTGAAGGAAGGGCTTTCTTTGCTCTGTAAGACAGGCAATGGACTGGCTCATGCTTATGTCAAGCTGGAGGTTAAAGAGAG GGACCTGACAGACATCTACTTGTTGCGTTCCTACATCCATCTGCGCTATGTGGATGTTTCTGAGAACCACCTGACAGACTTGTCGCCACTCAATTACCTTACCCACCTGCTCTGGCTCAAGGCTGATGGCAACAATCTGCGGAGTGCCCAGCTGAATGAACTGCCCTACCTGCAGGTTGCCAGTTTTGCCCATAACCAGATCACTGACACTGAGGGCATCTCTCACCCTCGTCTGGGCAGCCTGGATCTCAAAG GGAACCGCATCCGCAGGGTGACAGGTCTGGACCCCCAGAAGCTGCTCAGCCTGCACACACTGGAGCTTCGGGGGAACCAGCTGGAGAGCACTCTGGGAATCAATCTTCCTAAGCTGAAGAACCTCTACCTG GCCCAGAACATGCTGAAGAAGGTGGAGGGTTTGGAGAACCTAAGCAATCTCACTACCTTGCATCTTCGAGACAACCAGATTGAAACTCTGAGTGGCTTCTCCAAGGAAATGGCATCACTGCAGTATCTCAACCTGAG GGGCAACATGGTGACCCACCTGGAGGAGCTGGCCAAGCTTCGGGACCTGCCCAAGCTGCGAGCCCTGGTGCTATTGGACAACCCATGTACAGATGAGGCTGACTACCGCCAGGAGGCCCTGGTGCAGATAGCACACCTCGAACGCCTGGATAAAGATTTCTATGAAGAGGAGGAGCGGGCCGATGCTGATGAGATCCGTCAGAGGTTGAAGGAGACCCAGGAGCAGGAGGCTGAG GAGATCTGA
- the ENO2 gene encoding gamma-enolase isoform X1: MSIEKIWAREILDSRGNPTVEVDLHTAKGLFRAAVPSGASTGIYEALELRDGDKQRYLGKGVLKAVDHINTTIAPALISSGLSVVEQEKLDNLMLELDGTENKSKFGANAILGVSLAVCKAGAAERDLPLYRHIAQLAGNSDLILPVPAFNVINGGSHAGNKLAMQEFMILPVGAESFRDAMRLGAEVYHTLKGVIKDKYGKDATNVGDEGGFAPNILENSEALELVKEAIDKAGYTEKIVIGMDVAASEFHRDGKYDLDFKSPADPSRYITGDQLGALYQDFVRDYPVVSIEDPFDQDDWAAWSKFTANVGIQIVGDDLTVTNPKRIERAVEEKACNCLLLKVNQIGSVTEAIQACKLAQENGWGVMVSHRSGETEDTFIADLVVGLCTGQIKTGAPCRSERLAKYNQLMSCTRAMSCSPVPCSTVATTSVAWE; encoded by the exons ATGTCGATAGAGAAGATCTGGGCCCGGGAGATCCTGGACTCCCGTGGGAATCCCACGGTGGAGGTGGATCTCCACACGGCCAAAG GTCTTTTCCGGGCTGCAGTGCCCAGTGGAGCCTCCACTGGTATCTATGAGGCCCTGGAGCTGAGGGATGGGGACAAGCAGCGTTACTTAGGCAAAG gtGTCCTGAAGGCAGTGGACCACATCAACACCACCATTGCTCCTGCCCTCATCAGCTCA GGTCTCTCTGTGGTGGAACAGGAGAAGCTGGACAATCTGATGTTGGAGCTGGATGGGACTGAGAACAAAT CCAAGTTTGGGGCCAATGCCATCCTGGGTGTGTCCCTGGCCGTGTGTAAGGCAGGGGCGGCCGAGCGGGACTTGCCCCTGTATCGTCACATTGCTCAGCTGGCTGGAAACTCGGACCTCATCCTGCCTGTGCCG GCCTTTAACGTGATCAATGGTGGCTCTCATGCTGGGAATAAGCTGGCCATGCAGGAGTTTATGATCCTCCCAGTGGGCGCTGAGAGCTTTCGGGATGCCATGAGACTTGGGGCGGAGGTCTACCACACACTCAAGGGCGTCATCAAAGACAAGTATGGCAAGGATGCCACCAACGTGGGAGATGAAGGCGGATTTGCCCCCAACATCCTGGAGAACAGTGAAG CCTTGGAACTGGTGAAGGAAGCCATCGACAAGGCTGGCTACACAGAAAAGATTGTCATTGGCATGGATGTCGCTGCCTCGGAGTTTCATCGTGATGGCAAATATGACTTGGACTTCAAGTCTCCTGCTGATCCTTCCCGATACATCACTGGGGACCAGCTGGGGGCCCTCTACCAGGACTTTGTCAGGGACTATCCTG TGGTCTCCATTGAGGACCCCTTCGACCAGGATGATTGGGCTGCCTGGTCCAAGTTCACAGCTAATGTAGGGATCCAGATTGTGGGTGATGACCTGACAGTGACCAACCCAAAGCGTATTGAGCGGGCGGTGGAGGAAAAGGCCTGCAACTGTCTGCTGCTCAAGGTCAACCAGATTGGTTCGGTCACTGAAGCCATCCAAGC GTGCAAGCTGGCCCAGGAGAATGGCTGGGGGGTCATGGTGAGTCATCGCTCAGGAGAGACTGAGGACACGTTCATTGCCGACCTGGTGGTGGGGCTGTGCACAGGCCAG ATCAAGACTGGAGCCCCATGCCGTTCTGAGCGTCTGGCTAAGTACAACCAGCTCATGAG CTGCACCAGAGCAATGTCTTGCTCCCCTGTGCCATGTTCCACAGTCGCCACCACATCTGTGGCGTGGGAATGA
- the LRRC23 gene encoding leucine-rich repeat-containing protein 23 isoform X3, which translates to MLNTPPMTDFKRDLTDIYLLRSYIHLRYVDVSENHLTDLSPLNYLTHLLWLKADGNNLRSAQLNELPYLQVASFAHNQITDTEGISHPRLGSLDLKGNRIRRVTGLDPQKLLSLHTLELRGNQLESTLGINLPKLKNLYLAQNMLKKVEGLENLSNLTTLHLRDNQIETLSGFSKEMASLQYLNLRGNMVTHLEELAKLRDLPKLRALVLLDNPCTDEADYRQEALVQIAHLERLDKDFYEEEERADADEIRQRLKETQEQEAEVEHDSELEQTSM; encoded by the exons GGACCTGACAGACATCTACTTGTTGCGTTCCTACATCCATCTGCGCTATGTGGATGTTTCTGAGAACCACCTGACAGACTTGTCGCCACTCAATTACCTTACCCACCTGCTCTGGCTCAAGGCTGATGGCAACAATCTGCGGAGTGCCCAGCTGAATGAACTGCCCTACCTGCAGGTTGCCAGTTTTGCCCATAACCAGATCACTGACACTGAGGGCATCTCTCACCCTCGTCTGGGCAGCCTGGATCTCAAAG GGAACCGCATCCGCAGGGTGACAGGTCTGGACCCCCAGAAGCTGCTCAGCCTGCACACACTGGAGCTTCGGGGGAACCAGCTGGAGAGCACTCTGGGAATCAATCTTCCTAAGCTGAAGAACCTCTACCTG GCCCAGAACATGCTGAAGAAGGTGGAGGGTTTGGAGAACCTAAGCAATCTCACTACCTTGCATCTTCGAGACAACCAGATTGAAACTCTGAGTGGCTTCTCCAAGGAAATGGCATCACTGCAGTATCTCAACCTGAG GGGCAACATGGTGACCCACCTGGAGGAGCTGGCCAAGCTTCGGGACCTGCCCAAGCTGCGAGCCCTGGTGCTATTGGACAACCCATGTACAGATGAGGCTGACTACCGCCAGGAGGCCCTGGTGCAGATAGCACACCTCGAACGCCTGGATAAAGATTTCTATGAAGAGGAGGAGCGGGCCGATGCTGATGAGATCCGTCAGAGGTTGAAGGAGACCCAGGAGCAGGAGGCTGAGGTTGAGCACGACTCAGAACTGGAGCAGACATCTATGTAG
- the LRRC23 gene encoding leucine-rich repeat-containing protein 23 isoform X1 gives MSDEDLEDFEPDQDDLEKEDDEKETEEWEDYKKEGEEYSEEWMPTPLTEDMLKEGLSLLCKTGNGLAHAYVKLEVKERDLTDIYLLRSYIHLRYVDVSENHLTDLSPLNYLTHLLWLKADGNNLRSAQLNELPYLQVASFAHNQITDTEGISHPRLGSLDLKGNRIRRVTGLDPQKLLSLHTLELRGNQLESTLGINLPKLKNLYLAQNMLKKVEGLENLSNLTTLHLRDNQIETLSGFSKEMASLQYLNLRGNMVTHLEELAKLRDLPKLRALVLLDNPCTDEADYRQEALVQIAHLERLDKDFYEEEERADADEIRQRLKETQEQEAEVEHDSELEQTSM, from the exons ATGTCAGATGAAGACCTGGAAGATTTCGAGCCAGATCAGGATGATCTGGAAAAGGAAGATGAtgagaaggaaacagaggagTGGGAGGACTacaagaaggagggagaggagtacTCAGAGGAA TGGATGCCCACGCCACTCACAGAGGACATGTTGAAGGAAGGGCTTTCTTTGCTCTGTAAGACAGGCAATGGACTGGCTCATGCTTATGTCAAGCTGGAGGTTAAAGAGAG GGACCTGACAGACATCTACTTGTTGCGTTCCTACATCCATCTGCGCTATGTGGATGTTTCTGAGAACCACCTGACAGACTTGTCGCCACTCAATTACCTTACCCACCTGCTCTGGCTCAAGGCTGATGGCAACAATCTGCGGAGTGCCCAGCTGAATGAACTGCCCTACCTGCAGGTTGCCAGTTTTGCCCATAACCAGATCACTGACACTGAGGGCATCTCTCACCCTCGTCTGGGCAGCCTGGATCTCAAAG GGAACCGCATCCGCAGGGTGACAGGTCTGGACCCCCAGAAGCTGCTCAGCCTGCACACACTGGAGCTTCGGGGGAACCAGCTGGAGAGCACTCTGGGAATCAATCTTCCTAAGCTGAAGAACCTCTACCTG GCCCAGAACATGCTGAAGAAGGTGGAGGGTTTGGAGAACCTAAGCAATCTCACTACCTTGCATCTTCGAGACAACCAGATTGAAACTCTGAGTGGCTTCTCCAAGGAAATGGCATCACTGCAGTATCTCAACCTGAG GGGCAACATGGTGACCCACCTGGAGGAGCTGGCCAAGCTTCGGGACCTGCCCAAGCTGCGAGCCCTGGTGCTATTGGACAACCCATGTACAGATGAGGCTGACTACCGCCAGGAGGCCCTGGTGCAGATAGCACACCTCGAACGCCTGGATAAAGATTTCTATGAAGAGGAGGAGCGGGCCGATGCTGATGAGATCCGTCAGAGGTTGAAGGAGACCCAGGAGCAGGAGGCTGAGGTTGAGCACGACTCAGAACTGGAGCAGACATCTATGTAG
- the ENO2 gene encoding gamma-enolase isoform X2 has protein sequence MSIEKIWAREILDSRGNPTVEVDLHTAKGLFRAAVPSGASTGIYEALELRDGDKQRYLGKGVLKAVDHINTTIAPALISSGLSVVEQEKLDNLMLELDGTENKSKFGANAILGVSLAVCKAGAAERDLPLYRHIAQLAGNSDLILPVPAFNVINGGSHAGNKLAMQEFMILPVGAESFRDAMRLGAEVYHTLKGVIKDKYGKDATNVGDEGGFAPNILENSEALELVKEAIDKAGYTEKIVIGMDVAASEFHRDGKYDLDFKSPADPSRYITGDQLGALYQDFVRDYPVVSIEDPFDQDDWAAWSKFTANVGIQIVGDDLTVTNPKRIERAVEEKACNCLLLKVNQIGSVTEAIQACKLAQENGWGVMVSHRSGETEDTFIADLVVGLCTGQIKTGAPCRSERLAKYNQLMRIEEELGDEARFAGHNFRNPSVL, from the exons ATGTCGATAGAGAAGATCTGGGCCCGGGAGATCCTGGACTCCCGTGGGAATCCCACGGTGGAGGTGGATCTCCACACGGCCAAAG GTCTTTTCCGGGCTGCAGTGCCCAGTGGAGCCTCCACTGGTATCTATGAGGCCCTGGAGCTGAGGGATGGGGACAAGCAGCGTTACTTAGGCAAAG gtGTCCTGAAGGCAGTGGACCACATCAACACCACCATTGCTCCTGCCCTCATCAGCTCA GGTCTCTCTGTGGTGGAACAGGAGAAGCTGGACAATCTGATGTTGGAGCTGGATGGGACTGAGAACAAAT CCAAGTTTGGGGCCAATGCCATCCTGGGTGTGTCCCTGGCCGTGTGTAAGGCAGGGGCGGCCGAGCGGGACTTGCCCCTGTATCGTCACATTGCTCAGCTGGCTGGAAACTCGGACCTCATCCTGCCTGTGCCG GCCTTTAACGTGATCAATGGTGGCTCTCATGCTGGGAATAAGCTGGCCATGCAGGAGTTTATGATCCTCCCAGTGGGCGCTGAGAGCTTTCGGGATGCCATGAGACTTGGGGCGGAGGTCTACCACACACTCAAGGGCGTCATCAAAGACAAGTATGGCAAGGATGCCACCAACGTGGGAGATGAAGGCGGATTTGCCCCCAACATCCTGGAGAACAGTGAAG CCTTGGAACTGGTGAAGGAAGCCATCGACAAGGCTGGCTACACAGAAAAGATTGTCATTGGCATGGATGTCGCTGCCTCGGAGTTTCATCGTGATGGCAAATATGACTTGGACTTCAAGTCTCCTGCTGATCCTTCCCGATACATCACTGGGGACCAGCTGGGGGCCCTCTACCAGGACTTTGTCAGGGACTATCCTG TGGTCTCCATTGAGGACCCCTTCGACCAGGATGATTGGGCTGCCTGGTCCAAGTTCACAGCTAATGTAGGGATCCAGATTGTGGGTGATGACCTGACAGTGACCAACCCAAAGCGTATTGAGCGGGCGGTGGAGGAAAAGGCCTGCAACTGTCTGCTGCTCAAGGTCAACCAGATTGGTTCGGTCACTGAAGCCATCCAAGC GTGCAAGCTGGCCCAGGAGAATGGCTGGGGGGTCATGGTGAGTCATCGCTCAGGAGAGACTGAGGACACGTTCATTGCCGACCTGGTGGTGGGGCTGTGCACAGGCCAG ATCAAGACTGGAGCCCCATGCCGTTCTGAGCGTCTGGCTAAGTACAACCAGCTCATGAG AATTGAAGAAGAGCTGGGAGACGAAGCCCGCTTTGCCGGACATAATTTCCGCAATCCCAGCGTGCTGTGA